From the genome of Candidatus Methylopumilus rimovensis, one region includes:
- the hxlA gene encoding 3-hexulose-6-phosphate synthase encodes MALTQMALDSLDFDATVALATKVAPHVDILEIGTPCIKHNGIKLLETLRAKFPKNQILVDLKTMDAGEYEAEPFYKAGADICTVLGASGIATIKGVIAAAKKYGKEVQVDMINVPNKEALAKEAVAAGAHIIGVHTGLDAQAAGHTPFADLAAIAALKTGAKISVAGGVKAATTQQVKDAGAAIIVAGAAIYGAADPAAAAAEITKIAHG; translated from the coding sequence ATGGCTTTAACACAAATGGCATTAGATTCATTAGATTTTGACGCAACAGTTGCATTAGCAACTAAAGTTGCTCCACACGTGGATATTCTTGAAATTGGTACACCATGCATTAAGCATAACGGTATCAAGCTTCTTGAAACACTTCGCGCTAAATTCCCAAAGAACCAAATCCTTGTTGACTTAAAAACTATGGACGCTGGTGAATACGAAGCTGAGCCTTTCTACAAGGCTGGTGCTGACATTTGTACAGTTCTTGGTGCTTCTGGTATTGCTACAATCAAAGGTGTGATTGCTGCTGCTAAGAAATACGGTAAAGAAGTTCAAGTTGACATGATTAACGTTCCAAACAAAGAAGCTTTAGCTAAAGAAGCTGTTGCTGCTGGCGCGCACATCATTGGTGTTCATACTGGTCTTGATGCACAAGCTGCTGGTCACACACCATTTGCTGACTTAGCTGCAATTGCTGCACTTAAAACAGGTGCAAAGATTTCAGTAGCTGGCGGTGTTAAAGCTGCTACTACACAGCAAGTTAAAGATGCTGGTGCTGCAATCATTGTTGCTGGTGCTGCAATCTACGGCGCTGCTGACCCAGCTGCTGCTGCTGCAGAAATCACAAAAATTGCTCATGGATAA